Proteins encoded by one window of Gordonia jinghuaiqii:
- a CDS encoding universal stress protein has product MNAILVGVDGSDAATGAVRWAAQAAATEGLDLKIVGAYDASTSDYAPGLVIPQDVIDAIRQDASDAVHTAADVAKEAAPTVTVATSIVDGDAARVLLELGKDAAMIVVGTRRLGSVKGLFLGSVSTTVAAHAHGRVAVIAAEGSSSGPVVVGVDGSPISDVAVAEAFRQASLRNVPLVAVHTWTPLDADALHGYGIDSAEVKRMTQDAVEVVAERLAGYAQDYPDVRIERRVLPEEPAKALLEAAGTDASLIIVGSRGRGGFRGLLLGSTSQKVMHHAECPVMVVRGA; this is encoded by the coding sequence ATGAACGCGATACTCGTCGGCGTGGATGGATCGGATGCGGCAACCGGTGCGGTCCGGTGGGCAGCGCAGGCAGCTGCGACCGAGGGCCTCGATCTCAAGATCGTCGGTGCTTACGACGCCAGCACCAGCGACTACGCTCCCGGGCTGGTCATCCCGCAGGATGTGATCGACGCGATCCGTCAGGACGCTTCGGACGCGGTCCACACGGCGGCCGACGTCGCCAAGGAAGCCGCACCCACCGTGACGGTCGCGACATCCATCGTCGACGGCGATGCCGCGCGCGTGCTGCTCGAACTGGGTAAGGATGCCGCGATGATCGTGGTCGGCACCCGCCGGCTGGGCAGCGTCAAGGGTCTGTTCCTCGGATCGGTGAGCACGACCGTGGCAGCCCACGCCCACGGTCGGGTCGCCGTCATCGCGGCCGAGGGCAGCAGTTCCGGCCCGGTCGTCGTCGGCGTCGACGGTTCCCCGATCAGCGACGTGGCCGTCGCCGAGGCGTTCCGCCAGGCTTCGCTGCGGAACGTGCCGCTCGTCGCGGTCCACACCTGGACCCCGCTGGATGCCGACGCCCTGCACGGCTACGGCATCGACAGTGCCGAGGTCAAGCGGATGACGCAGGACGCCGTCGAGGTGGTGGCCGAACGTCTGGCCGGATACGCCCAGGATTACCCCGATGTGCGCATCGAACGTCGGGTGCTTCCCGAGGAACCGGCAAAGGCTCTGCTCGAGGCGGCCGGGACCGACGCCTCGCTCATCATCGTCGGCAGCCGGGGTCGCGGCGGATTCCGCGGTCTGCTCCTCGGCTCGACCAGCCAGAAGGTGATGCATCACGCCGAATGCCCGGTGATGGTGGTCCGCGGCGCCTGA
- a CDS encoding AurF N-oxygenase family protein, which yields MTKALTRITPDNRTDAPARYAPEHAKIGSDDDYGQVLDDLSAASVHRNFDPYIDIDWDAPHMAIVDNDPRWILSYEVDPIGRHPWYQQLPQEKQIEIGMWRQANVAKVGLQFESVLIRGLMQYSFKLPNGAREFRYTTHESKEECNHTLMFQEFVNRTGMDVPGAKLGYRMISPFVPLVSTMFPVVFFFGVLGGEEPIDHIQKDFLRTRASLHPTMAAVMQLHVAEEARHISFAHHFIRQQVPQRNRFQRFLLSLTLPLTMRILCGAIVVPPRSFARRFDVPDEVMKDVFWRSDDSKRFLRNVFGDVRMLGEQSGLMNPVSRLLWRALGISGRPSRFRSEPTYTAA from the coding sequence ATGACAAAAGCACTGACACGGATCACTCCGGACAACCGCACCGACGCCCCGGCGCGCTATGCGCCCGAACACGCCAAGATCGGCAGCGACGACGACTACGGACAGGTGCTCGACGACCTCTCCGCCGCCTCCGTGCACCGCAACTTCGACCCCTACATCGACATCGACTGGGACGCCCCGCACATGGCCATCGTCGACAACGACCCGCGGTGGATCCTGTCCTACGAGGTCGACCCCATCGGCCGGCACCCGTGGTACCAGCAGCTCCCCCAGGAGAAGCAGATCGAGATCGGCATGTGGCGTCAGGCCAATGTCGCCAAGGTCGGGCTGCAGTTCGAGTCGGTACTCATCCGCGGGCTCATGCAGTACAGCTTCAAACTCCCCAACGGCGCTCGCGAATTCCGGTACACCACGCACGAATCCAAGGAGGAGTGCAACCACACCCTGATGTTCCAGGAGTTCGTGAACCGCACCGGGATGGACGTGCCGGGCGCCAAGCTGGGCTACCGGATGATCTCACCGTTCGTCCCGCTGGTGTCGACGATGTTCCCGGTCGTCTTCTTCTTCGGCGTGCTCGGCGGCGAGGAGCCGATCGATCACATCCAGAAGGACTTCCTGCGGACCCGCGCGAGCCTGCACCCGACGATGGCCGCGGTGATGCAGTTGCATGTCGCCGAGGAAGCACGCCACATCTCGTTCGCACATCACTTCATCCGCCAGCAGGTCCCCCAGCGCAATCGATTCCAGCGTTTCCTGCTCTCGCTCACGCTGCCCCTGACCATGCGCATCCTGTGTGGCGCGATCGTGGTTCCCCCGCGCAGCTTCGCCAGGCGATTCGACGTTCCCGACGAGGTCATGAAGGACGTCTTCTGGCGCTCCGATGATTCGAAGCGGTTCCTGCGCAACGTCTTCGGTGATGTCCGCATGCTCGGCGAGCAGAGCGGTCTGATGAATCCGGTCTCGCGACTGCTGTGGCGCGCGCTCGGGATCAGCGGTCGGCCCTCGCGTTTCCGCAGTGAACCCACCTACACCGCGGCCTGA
- a CDS encoding serine/threonine protein kinase produces the protein MSFDTTHGGPLAPGSRVAGHRVERVLRQRATGFVYLATPPPGAVVPRPGQVVLTVVDRNTSADPRALAWFARANESASGMRHPAIARVVGHGLSDGHAWAATAPVPAADAAQLLQRHPDGIDVDLAVRLVRVVGDALDAAHRKRLVHGAVSPADILFAVTEPTQIDAAQPGVVTLTGFGLARLSATETSPHPSSDVASLGRTLAELLTGTTSVARHRVSGAVSPAFYAVLARALDPGPDQHYRTCAEFIRAADLALHLTRTDGEPPTEVIGAAPPADADPNPADATDVLAGRSPGGSTPRLFHPGGHPDRPTEIVTDRRAVESGPGESGPGESAAPAPGPAGHGAQSSSPPHHRSPPAPRRRFLAPMLVVLVVVAVVVGTLIVLGTRNTPPPWPPAVSPIADAFPQLLPATPESRAWRDASCQNVSRDGIDGITCTDPAQVTFAVWHTPTPESRRAVTATLKGHPGNKIRWRDGPASASRDSVVDGWVVTNFTGPPQADHTVITTWPGHTGRQILDDWWRSAPLG, from the coding sequence GTGTCTTTCGATACCACTCACGGCGGTCCTCTCGCTCCCGGCTCACGAGTGGCCGGCCATCGTGTCGAACGTGTACTCCGGCAACGGGCTACGGGGTTCGTCTACCTCGCCACGCCCCCGCCGGGCGCAGTCGTACCACGGCCCGGACAGGTCGTCCTCACCGTCGTCGACCGGAACACATCGGCCGACCCGCGAGCCCTCGCCTGGTTTGCCCGCGCCAACGAATCGGCCTCCGGAATGCGGCATCCCGCCATCGCGCGCGTTGTCGGCCACGGGCTGTCCGACGGTCATGCGTGGGCCGCCACGGCGCCTGTGCCTGCCGCCGACGCCGCACAACTGCTGCAGCGCCATCCCGACGGAATCGACGTCGATCTCGCCGTACGTCTCGTGAGAGTCGTCGGTGACGCCCTCGACGCGGCGCATCGCAAGCGGCTGGTCCACGGCGCCGTCTCCCCCGCCGACATCCTCTTCGCCGTCACCGAGCCGACGCAGATCGACGCCGCGCAGCCGGGGGTCGTCACCCTGACCGGGTTCGGCCTGGCACGACTCAGCGCCACCGAGACCTCGCCGCACCCGTCGAGCGACGTCGCCTCACTCGGCCGCACTCTCGCCGAATTGCTCACCGGTACAACCTCGGTCGCGCGGCACCGGGTGTCCGGAGCGGTCTCCCCGGCCTTCTACGCCGTCCTGGCCCGCGCTCTCGACCCGGGCCCCGATCAGCACTACCGGACGTGCGCGGAGTTCATCCGGGCCGCGGACCTGGCCCTTCACCTCACTCGCACCGACGGGGAGCCGCCGACCGAGGTCATCGGGGCTGCGCCACCTGCCGACGCCGACCCGAACCCGGCAGATGCGACCGACGTCCTGGCCGGCCGATCGCCGGGCGGCAGCACACCGCGCCTGTTTCATCCCGGCGGGCATCCCGACCGTCCGACGGAGATCGTGACCGACCGTCGCGCCGTCGAATCCGGCCCTGGCGAATCCGGCCCCGGTGAATCCGCCGCGCCGGCACCCGGACCCGCTGGGCACGGGGCGCAGTCATCGTCGCCTCCGCACCACCGTTCGCCGCCGGCGCCACGCCGTCGGTTCCTCGCACCGATGCTGGTGGTGCTCGTCGTGGTCGCCGTCGTCGTCGGCACCCTCATCGTGCTCGGTACGCGCAACACCCCGCCGCCATGGCCACCGGCGGTGTCGCCGATCGCTGACGCCTTCCCGCAACTCCTCCCGGCCACCCCGGAATCGCGGGCCTGGCGAGATGCTTCCTGCCAGAACGTGTCTCGTGACGGCATCGACGGCATCACGTGCACAGACCCCGCACAGGTCACCTTCGCCGTCTGGCACACCCCGACGCCGGAATCGCGCCGTGCGGTCACCGCGACGCTGAAAGGGCACCCCGGCAACAAGATCCGGTGGCGCGACGGCCCCGCGTCGGCCAGCCGCGACAGCGTCGTCGACGGCTGGGTGGTCACCAACTTCACCGGCCCGCCGCAGGCGGACCACACCGTGATCACCACCTGGCCCGGGCACACCGGCCGCCAGATCCTCGACGACTGGTGGCGCAGCGCCCCGTTGGGTTGA
- a CDS encoding cation:proton antiporter, whose amino-acid sequence MDKHTVAFLLLDVAVIIAAARIGGMIARALRQPAVVGEIAAGIALGPSLFGLLPGSPDEWLFPADVRPLLGALAQIGLVLFMFIVGLELDMRLTRGRERAAASISVCSIVLPFGLGAALGLLLYPSHNVVDGMEIGRLGMVLFMGVAMSITAFPVLARILADRGMMRTVPGVFSLAAAAIDDIIAWTMLAFIIAVIQGGSPLAVAEIVGMTLVYAVVMFGIVRPLLAKLITWRDRAGRLTPDILAVILVGLFLSAAATDVIGIHQIFGAFMFGAVMPKTGAEQLHRDILERLEQISVLLLLPMFFVVTGLTVDLTSIGFAGLGQLALVLLVAIAGKFVGAYVGARVSAIPTRQSAAIAVLMNTRGLTELVILTAGRDLGVLSDELFAMLVVMALVTTVLTEPLLRLVYPDSVVVKDIAAAERRALAAATAPRVMVVLRDPAGTVDDLRARHRRLLDCTTGYDVVLAGLLTAPDRTAQRLEVGVPVVPDFAAIASAIEKLNLLGASLTGAGSASVLCRFSADPAADLDAMAENANADVIFLDSTNRDLAGALRAAPVAVVDEMIAAGAGPGRSTITCVAADSRSGRTAVLLAAGLALFGSRSLTVVAAGSRRRWLADLNSVVVQGVAVTVMDPRRHRADAASFTVTAGDDPASGVAAPVTVVDDTGTSEESLSDRVAMLYPAPADEAADLPAARDTPPPNITSSSPERH is encoded by the coding sequence ATGGACAAACACACGGTCGCGTTCCTGCTCCTCGATGTCGCCGTCATCATCGCGGCCGCCCGCATCGGCGGGATGATCGCGCGGGCGCTGCGGCAACCCGCGGTGGTGGGCGAGATCGCGGCCGGAATCGCGTTGGGACCGAGCCTGTTCGGTCTGCTCCCGGGTAGCCCCGACGAATGGTTGTTCCCCGCCGATGTCCGGCCGCTGCTGGGTGCACTGGCCCAGATCGGTCTGGTCCTGTTCATGTTCATCGTCGGCCTCGAGCTCGACATGCGCCTGACTCGCGGGCGGGAGCGAGCCGCGGCGAGCATCTCGGTGTGCTCGATCGTCCTGCCGTTCGGACTCGGTGCGGCACTGGGACTTCTGCTCTATCCGTCACACAACGTGGTCGACGGCATGGAGATCGGCCGCCTCGGGATGGTGCTCTTCATGGGCGTGGCGATGTCGATCACCGCATTCCCCGTACTCGCCCGCATCCTCGCCGACCGCGGCATGATGCGCACCGTCCCCGGCGTCTTCAGCCTGGCCGCGGCCGCGATCGACGACATCATCGCGTGGACGATGCTGGCGTTCATCATCGCGGTCATCCAGGGCGGCAGCCCGCTCGCGGTGGCCGAGATCGTCGGGATGACGCTGGTCTACGCGGTCGTCATGTTCGGTATCGTCCGGCCGCTGCTGGCCAAGCTGATCACCTGGCGCGACAGGGCCGGACGCCTGACCCCGGACATCCTCGCGGTCATCCTCGTCGGACTGTTCCTGTCCGCGGCGGCCACCGACGTCATCGGCATCCACCAGATCTTCGGCGCGTTCATGTTCGGCGCGGTGATGCCGAAGACCGGTGCCGAACAACTGCACCGGGACATCCTGGAACGGCTCGAGCAGATCAGTGTGCTGCTGTTGCTGCCGATGTTCTTCGTGGTCACCGGACTCACCGTCGACCTCACCTCGATCGGCTTCGCCGGCCTGGGACAACTCGCACTCGTGCTGCTGGTGGCGATCGCGGGCAAGTTCGTCGGAGCCTATGTGGGCGCCAGGGTCAGTGCGATACCCACACGGCAGAGCGCCGCCATCGCCGTGTTGATGAACACCCGTGGCCTGACCGAACTCGTCATCCTCACCGCCGGACGCGATCTGGGGGTGCTCAGCGACGAGCTGTTCGCGATGCTGGTGGTGATGGCGCTGGTGACCACCGTGCTCACCGAGCCACTACTGCGGTTGGTCTATCCGGATTCGGTGGTCGTCAAGGACATCGCCGCCGCCGAGCGTCGCGCGCTGGCGGCGGCCACCGCGCCGCGGGTGATGGTGGTGCTCCGGGACCCGGCGGGCACGGTCGATGACCTGCGCGCCAGGCACCGCAGGCTTCTGGACTGCACCACCGGATACGACGTGGTGCTCGCCGGCCTGCTGACCGCCCCGGACCGCACCGCGCAGCGTCTCGAGGTCGGGGTGCCGGTGGTACCCGACTTCGCCGCCATCGCGTCGGCGATCGAGAAGCTGAACCTGTTGGGTGCGTCGTTGACCGGTGCGGGCTCGGCGTCGGTGTTGTGCCGCTTCAGCGCCGACCCCGCGGCTGATCTCGACGCGATGGCGGAGAACGCCAACGCCGACGTCATCTTCCTCGACAGCACGAATCGAGATCTGGCCGGGGCACTTCGGGCCGCGCCGGTCGCGGTCGTCGACGAGATGATCGCCGCCGGCGCGGGACCGGGCCGGAGCACCATCACCTGCGTTGCCGCCGACAGCCGGAGCGGGCGTACCGCCGTACTGCTGGCAGCCGGTCTGGCGTTGTTCGGGTCGAGGTCGCTGACCGTCGTGGCCGCCGGTTCCCGGCGGCGATGGCTGGCCGACCTGAATTCCGTTGTCGTGCAGGGTGTCGCCGTCACGGTGATGGACCCTCGCCGCCACCGGGCGGACGCCGCCTCGTTCACGGTGACCGCAGGTGATGACCCGGCTTCGGGCGTGGCGGCGCCGGTGACCGTCGTCGACGACACCGGGACGAGCGAGGAGTCGTTGAGCGATCGGGTGGCGATGCTCTACCCGGCGCCGGCCGACGAGGCCGCCGACCTGCCGGCGGCCCGTGACACACCACCACCGAACATCACGTCGTCATCACCGGAGAGGCACTGA
- a CDS encoding 4Fe-4S binding protein, producing the protein MPHVVTQACCGDASCVYACPVNCIHPTPEEPDFGIAEMLYIDPSTCVDCGACVSACPVGAIVPGHRLPAGQERFADVNAAQYQDSADGAARFPVDPSLRLPLAPVDRPHQLAVDDRVSIGIVGSGPSAMYAADELLRQPQISVTMYERLDKPFGLARFGVAPDHLHTRGVMRLFDDIARDPRLEILLDTEVGRDITLDELRSRHAGVVWAGGAPTDKSLDLPGIAHAGVASATSFVGWYNGHPDFTDLDVDLATERAVVIGNGNVALDVARILVADPDSLAETSISRAALAQLRRSSVREVVVMGRRGPAHAAFTLPELIGLVDSGVAVTVDPADLRALPAAADLDATVRAKLDLLAECAARPEPTGRRIRLAFYASPLEVVAGQDGRARGLIVGRNRPTTDAAGFATGIEPTGDTSSIDAGTVLTSVGYRGVAVPGLPFDDARGVIPHREGRVMSGTDPVTGVYVTGWIKRGPSGFIGTNKTDSAETVASLLADLESGRLGVPASRRRRFRVRA; encoded by the coding sequence ATGCCCCACGTCGTCACCCAGGCGTGTTGCGGCGACGCGTCGTGCGTATACGCATGCCCCGTCAACTGCATCCACCCCACACCGGAAGAACCTGATTTCGGCATCGCCGAGATGCTCTACATCGATCCGTCCACCTGCGTCGACTGCGGTGCGTGCGTGAGCGCTTGCCCGGTCGGTGCGATCGTGCCGGGCCACCGACTCCCGGCGGGGCAGGAACGATTCGCCGACGTCAACGCCGCGCAGTATCAGGATTCTGCCGACGGTGCGGCACGCTTCCCGGTGGACCCCTCGCTCCGGTTACCCCTCGCCCCCGTCGACCGCCCACACCAGCTCGCCGTCGACGACCGGGTGTCGATCGGCATCGTCGGGTCCGGACCGTCGGCGATGTACGCCGCCGACGAACTGCTGCGTCAACCTCAGATCTCGGTCACCATGTACGAACGCCTGGACAAGCCGTTCGGACTCGCCCGGTTCGGCGTCGCCCCCGACCACCTGCACACCCGCGGGGTGATGCGCCTGTTCGACGACATCGCCCGCGACCCTCGCCTGGAGATCCTGCTCGACACCGAGGTGGGCCGCGACATCACCCTCGACGAGCTGCGATCACGCCACGCCGGCGTCGTCTGGGCAGGCGGCGCCCCCACCGACAAGTCACTGGATCTGCCGGGTATCGCACACGCCGGGGTCGCGAGCGCCACGTCGTTCGTCGGCTGGTACAACGGCCATCCCGATTTCACCGACCTCGACGTCGATCTCGCCACCGAGCGCGCGGTGGTGATCGGTAACGGCAATGTCGCCCTCGACGTGGCACGGATCCTCGTCGCCGATCCGGACTCCCTCGCCGAGACCTCGATCTCGCGTGCCGCTCTCGCGCAGTTGCGGCGGTCGTCGGTGCGCGAGGTGGTCGTGATGGGTCGACGCGGTCCCGCCCACGCGGCGTTCACGCTTCCCGAACTCATCGGCCTCGTCGACTCGGGTGTGGCCGTCACCGTCGACCCCGCCGACCTCCGGGCACTGCCGGCGGCGGCCGACCTCGACGCGACCGTGCGTGCCAAGCTCGACCTCCTCGCCGAGTGTGCTGCCCGCCCCGAACCGACGGGTCGTCGAATCCGGTTGGCGTTCTACGCCTCTCCGCTGGAAGTGGTTGCCGGACAGGATGGTCGGGCACGCGGTCTGATCGTCGGACGCAATCGGCCGACCACGGACGCGGCGGGCTTCGCCACCGGGATCGAACCCACCGGCGACACCTCCTCGATCGACGCCGGGACCGTGCTCACCTCGGTCGGCTACCGCGGGGTCGCGGTGCCGGGTCTGCCGTTCGACGACGCACGCGGGGTCATCCCCCACCGTGAAGGGCGCGTGATGTCGGGGACGGATCCGGTCACCGGTGTATACGTCACGGGCTGGATCAAGCGTGGCCCATCGGGTTTCATCGGCACCAACAAGACCGACTCGGCCGAGACGGTCGCCTCGTTGCTCGCCGACCTCGAGTCCGGTCGCCTCGGGGTCCCCGCGTCACGTCGCCGACGATTCCGGGTACGCGCGTAA
- a CDS encoding FHA domain-containing protein → MTIPGDIPSVTPTVTLIPGAGIAIRKPAFLCLMADTVPAAFITDLLDIESAVAVPDSAPRRGRHLVRALAQLVATAEDQIDIAFAAPDNAGIAIFLSGAVYGETDGKRIEPPPGDTYDKAVPWPFEGLGLYLDGTVPAEVGDERFDLVDGVVPAAGTLLHTPLGLRGTEFHPIPAASGQPEPVAPEPVAPESAAPAPALRAEDPTPPPEPLVKRSPVDDLPSAPDAAGEPEPEPEPEPEPEPAVESGSAAEPSAESVPMGTTERMAPGVPASPQADPLPFTSTPLGGVFDEAPSAPRLPADPRPLDARPLDPRPLDPRPLDPGPPPADPFAEPLGPRAPLPKEEHQKPATEVVRIEASRAMVHGIRCSRGHLNHPQSWLCGICGIRMDQLTTFLVEGERPPLGWLLLDNGFTFLLDEDLVIGREPGTVGGGPAGSPKPIRVQDETGQLSRRHVEIRLVEWTVQLVDLGSANGTFVADPSGGNRETRLLPHRPHVLVPGSHVRIGGRHFIFESHHARI, encoded by the coding sequence GTGACCATCCCGGGTGACATCCCGAGCGTCACGCCGACGGTGACGCTGATCCCCGGCGCCGGGATCGCGATCCGCAAACCCGCGTTCCTCTGCCTGATGGCCGACACGGTACCGGCGGCGTTCATCACCGATCTGCTCGACATCGAATCCGCCGTCGCGGTACCCGATTCCGCCCCGCGTCGTGGCCGGCACCTGGTGCGTGCGCTGGCGCAACTCGTCGCGACGGCAGAGGACCAGATCGACATCGCCTTCGCCGCACCGGACAACGCCGGCATCGCGATCTTCCTCTCGGGCGCGGTCTACGGCGAGACCGACGGCAAACGCATCGAACCGCCGCCCGGCGACACCTACGACAAGGCCGTGCCGTGGCCGTTCGAGGGCCTCGGACTCTATCTGGACGGGACCGTACCCGCCGAGGTCGGCGACGAACGGTTCGACCTCGTCGACGGCGTGGTCCCGGCTGCCGGAACGCTGCTGCACACGCCGTTGGGACTGCGTGGCACCGAGTTTCACCCGATCCCGGCCGCATCCGGGCAGCCGGAACCGGTAGCGCCGGAGCCGGTGGCGCCGGAATCTGCGGCACCCGCGCCCGCGCTGCGGGCCGAGGACCCCACCCCGCCGCCGGAACCGTTGGTCAAGCGCTCGCCCGTCGACGATCTCCCGTCGGCACCGGACGCTGCTGGGGAGCCAGAGCCAGAGCCGGAGCCAGAGCCGGAGCCGGAGCCGGCCGTCGAATCCGGTTCAGCGGCGGAGCCGTCGGCGGAGTCCGTCCCGATGGGGACCACGGAACGGATGGCGCCGGGAGTCCCGGCATCGCCGCAGGCCGACCCGTTGCCGTTCACCTCGACGCCACTGGGCGGGGTGTTCGACGAGGCCCCGTCGGCGCCGCGTCTGCCCGCCGACCCGCGTCCACTCGACGCGCGCCCACTCGATCCGCGCCCACTCGACCCGCGCCCACTCGACCCGGGCCCGCCGCCGGCCGACCCGTTCGCCGAACCCCTCGGACCGCGAGCGCCGCTGCCCAAGGAGGAACATCAGAAACCCGCGACCGAGGTCGTCCGGATCGAGGCATCGCGGGCCATGGTGCACGGCATCCGGTGCTCGCGTGGTCACCTCAACCATCCGCAGTCATGGTTGTGCGGCATCTGCGGTATCCGAATGGATCAGCTGACCACGTTCCTCGTCGAAGGTGAGCGTCCACCGCTCGGCTGGCTGCTGCTCGACAACGGTTTCACCTTCCTGCTCGACGAGGACCTCGTCATCGGGCGTGAGCCCGGCACGGTGGGAGGGGGACCGGCGGGTTCGCCCAAACCGATACGCGTGCAGGACGAGACGGGCCAGCTCTCGCGCCGGCACGTGGAGATCCGGCTCGTCGAATGGACGGTGCAGCTCGTCGACCTCGGCTCGGCCAACGGGACCTTCGTCGCCGATCCCAGCGGCGGCAACCGCGAAACGCGACTGCTCCCTCATCGCCCGCATGTGCTGGTTCCCGGATCGCATGTGCGAATCGGGGGACGGCACTTCATCTTCGAGTCGCACCACGCCCGGATCTGA
- the yut gene encoding urea transporter has product MRLQPAKAWSTSVSDHRAVRVVDTLCRGSGQVMFQNNPVTGILFIIGIWWGSTRAGEWEVGLGAVVGLVVSTCTAWLLGFDAQSRGQGIYGFNGILVGAALPSFLHVDARLWVYLVVGAAVSTVVMQAISNIFDTWGVTAMTAPFVITTWFLVLGAFAFANVGDASLPKAALPQPPSTPDYDFGVLTTVEILFKNVAQVFLIENVVTGIIFVVALAVSSWAAAVASLLGSALALGTAVLLGASADSTESGLFGFSAVLTAIALGTVFYSPGWRVAAFAALGVIFTVIVQGALDAALDPIGIPTFTMPFVLATWLFLIPHEKFRPIHHDPHKRKFAAQADTE; this is encoded by the coding sequence ATGCGTCTGCAGCCGGCGAAGGCGTGGTCCACATCGGTCTCCGACCACCGTGCCGTTCGCGTCGTGGACACCCTCTGCCGGGGCTCCGGACAGGTGATGTTCCAGAACAATCCGGTCACGGGCATCCTGTTCATCATCGGAATATGGTGGGGTTCCACGCGAGCCGGCGAGTGGGAGGTCGGACTCGGCGCCGTCGTCGGCCTGGTCGTGTCGACCTGTACCGCCTGGCTTCTCGGATTCGACGCGCAGTCACGCGGGCAGGGTATCTACGGGTTCAACGGGATTCTGGTGGGTGCGGCTCTGCCGTCCTTCCTCCACGTCGACGCTCGCCTGTGGGTGTATCTGGTGGTGGGCGCGGCGGTGTCCACCGTGGTGATGCAGGCGATCTCGAACATCTTCGATACCTGGGGGGTCACTGCGATGACCGCCCCGTTCGTCATCACGACGTGGTTCCTGGTGTTGGGGGCGTTCGCGTTTGCCAATGTCGGTGACGCGTCCCTGCCGAAGGCCGCTCTGCCCCAGCCGCCGTCGACTCCGGACTACGACTTCGGGGTCCTCACCACAGTCGAGATCCTGTTCAAGAACGTCGCGCAGGTGTTCCTCATCGAAAATGTGGTCACCGGCATCATCTTCGTCGTCGCCCTGGCCGTCAGTTCGTGGGCGGCGGCGGTCGCATCGCTACTCGGTTCCGCGCTGGCTCTGGGCACGGCCGTACTACTCGGTGCGAGCGCCGACTCGACCGAGAGCGGCCTGTTCGGCTTCAGCGCCGTGCTCACCGCGATCGCGCTGGGCACCGTGTTCTATTCGCCCGGTTGGCGGGTCGCGGCATTCGCCGCTCTCGGGGTGATCTTCACCGTCATCGTGCAGGGTGCGCTCGACGCCGCACTGGACCCCATCGGCATCCCCACCTTCACCATGCCGTTCGTCCTGGCGACATGGTTGTTCCTCATCCCGCACGAGAAGTTCCGTCCCATCCATCACGACCCCCACAAACGAAAGTTCGCCGCGCAGGCCGACACAGAGTGA
- a CDS encoding protein kinase domain-containing protein, whose product MATVEIPQQLADFTVLQKLGVGGNGTFYLAEPPARLGLATDRVVVKVFSGVCSDDAYRRGVRELRAFAAVASPFLAGLYDAVLQGQFMYAMEYFPLGSLGTPTRPLTRDERLAAIADAARGVDALHEAGIAHANITPSSIMVTDTGGKISDLGLARVLAAEEPITSFAQPGAVQYMDPALLAGDVPSRATDIWSLGACLHRALTDEGVYGEVPDAQPLLAIRAALSTPPALSENLDRDERALIANCLALTGSRPSTAAEVADRIDALLRR is encoded by the coding sequence ATGGCCACTGTCGAGATCCCGCAACAGCTGGCGGATTTCACCGTGCTCCAGAAACTGGGAGTCGGCGGGAACGGCACGTTCTATCTCGCCGAGCCTCCCGCGCGGTTGGGTCTGGCCACCGATCGCGTGGTGGTCAAGGTGTTCAGCGGGGTGTGCAGTGACGACGCCTACCGGCGCGGAGTGCGTGAACTGCGAGCCTTCGCCGCCGTCGCCTCGCCTTTCCTGGCCGGGCTGTACGACGCGGTTCTGCAGGGCCAGTTCATGTATGCGATGGAGTACTTCCCGCTCGGTTCGCTGGGCACCCCGACCCGGCCGCTGACCCGGGACGAACGACTGGCCGCGATCGCCGATGCGGCGCGCGGCGTGGACGCCCTCCACGAGGCGGGGATCGCGCACGCCAACATCACCCCGTCGAGCATCATGGTCACCGACACCGGTGGCAAGATCTCCGATCTGGGCCTCGCGCGGGTCCTGGCGGCCGAAGAACCGATCACCAGTTTCGCGCAGCCGGGCGCGGTGCAGTACATGGATCCGGCGCTGCTGGCCGGCGACGTGCCGTCGCGGGCGACCGACATCTGGTCGCTCGGCGCGTGTCTGCATCGTGCCCTCACCGACGAGGGCGTGTACGGCGAGGTGCCGGATGCGCAGCCGCTCTTGGCGATTCGCGCAGCACTGTCCACGCCGCCGGCGCTGTCGGAGAACCTGGACCGCGACGAACGCGCGCTGATCGCCAATTGCCTGGCACTGACCGGGAGCAGGCCGTCGACCGCGGCGGAGGTCGCCGACCGCATCGACGCGCTCCTCCGGCGCTGA